TGACGACGTGGTGCGTCGGCGCGTCGGTGCCGCCCTGGGACGCGACGCCGAAGCCCGCGCGCCCGAGGCCGTCGACGTCGAGGTGACGCACCTTGATCCAGCTGGCGCCGTGCACGGCGATGATGTTGAAGGCGTCGCTGCCCTCGAAGCGCGGTCGGTCGGCCGCGTCGGCCGCCTCGATCACGATGCAGCGGCCCTCTTCGCCCGACCGGCGCAGCGGCAGCCCGCGCACGTAGTCGCCCGGGGCGAGCCGGAGCGTGTCGCCGGGCTCGAGCGTGTCGAGCACGTCGCGGTAGTCGTCGGGGCCTGCGCTCAGGGTGCGCCCTCCGCCCTCGCAGTCCTCCCAGGGCTGAGGCGCCCAGTCCGAGGGAGGCTGCGGCGTCCCTCCGTCTTCGGTCGGCGTCTCGGCGTCACGACCGTCGCCACCGGCGTCGCGAACGGCCCCGTCCGGGGCGGGCGTGCTCGCGTCCGGGTCCGAGGCCCCGTCTCCGCAGCCGAAGAGCGCCATGGCACACGCCGCGCAGAGCCAGAGTCGAAGGAAGCGTTTCATGTGGCGAACGGTACACTTGGCCGTCGCGGGCCCCAAGCTGGGTGAAATCTCCGGGGTCAGTCCGGCGTAGAGGGGATCGGAGGACGCGAATGAAGAGACCCGACGAGCGCAGCGACAGTCACTCTCTGTGGATGGGCTACGCCCTGTGGGTGCTCGGCTTCCTGGGCGCGCACCGCTTCTACTACGGCAAGCGCACGACCGGCGTGATCTACCTGTGCACGCTCGGGCTGCTCGGGGTCGGCTGGGTCTTCGACCTCTTCTGGATGCCCATGCTCTGTCGCTCGGCCGAGCGTCGCTACTTCGACGGGCCGTACAGCTACGACTTCGCGTGGATCCTCCAGACCTACCTCGGCGTCTTCGGCCTGCACCGCATGTACCTCGGCAAGTGGCTGACCGGCCTGCTCTGGCTCTGCACCGGCGGCCTGCTCGGCGTGGGCTACGTCTGGGACTACCTCACGCTCAACGAGCAGATCAGCCTGGCCAACCAGGCAGCGAAGACCGTGGCGGGTTAACGTTCGGCATGTGCCGGAACATCAAGCTCCTCTACAACTTCGAGCCGCCCGCGACCGAGGACGAGATCTACGCGTCCGCGCTGCAGTACGTGCGGAAGGTCAGCGGGATGCGGAAGCCGTCCAAGCAAAACGAGGACTGCTTCCAGCGCGCCATCGACGAGATCACGGAGATCACCAAGCGTCTGCTGCTCGAGGAGCTGGAGACGAGCGCGCCGAGCCGCGATCGCGAGGAAGAGAAGGCCCGCGCGAAGGAGCGTGGCCAGCAGCGCGAGGCGCGCATGAGAGCGCAGCTCGCCAGCGAGTGAGCCTCGCGGCCCGCGTCAGACCGCGGCGACGGCCTTCGCGAGCTGCTCGCGGACCTCTGCGGCCAGGCTCTTCAGCTCCTCCGAGTCACCCGGGAGCATCTGCTCCGGGTCGACGGCGCTGATCACCGTCGCGCCGTCGTCCTCGTAGACGACGACGTTGCACGGCAGGAGCGTGCCGACCTCGAGCTGCGCGCTCAGCGCGCGGTGCGCGAGCTTCGGGTTGCAGGCCCCGAGGATCTGGTAGCGGCGGAAGTCGACGTCGATCTTCTTCTTCAAGACGTCATGCACCGCGATCTCGGTCAGGACGCCGAAGCCCTGCTCCTTCAGCGTGCCCGTCACCTTCTCGATGGCCTCGTCGAACCCGAGGTCGACCCTTCTCTTCAGCTGGCTCATGCGCGCAGAGCTACGCGCGGCGGGCTGGAGATCAAGGCAGGCTCAGCGCCTCGATCACGTTCGCGTGGTCGTCGGTCCAGGGGCTCACGCTCGGGAGCTCCGACAAAGGAGACCAGCCGCGCGCGCGCAGCGGCGAGAGGCGCTCCGCGTCCCGGGCGACCGCGACGTACTGCGAGGGATCCTGGTCGGTCGCGAGCCGGTCCACGCGGGCGACGTGCACCGCGGGGAGCGACAGCGTCTCGAGGGTCGCCCGGAGCGCGGGCCGCAGGTCGTAGTAGCGGTTCGAGACGTGGAGCAGCAGCACGCCGTCGGGCGCCAGGTGCTCCATGTACAGGGCGAGCGCCTCGCGGGTGAGCAGGTGCGTGGGGATGGCGTCGCCGCTGAACGCGTCGATGAAGAGCAGGTCGAAGCGCTCGTCGTCGCGCTCGAGCGAGAGGCGCGCGTCGCCGGTGCGGAGCTCCACCTCGCCGCGCGCGCCGGAGAGGTACGTGAAGTGGGCGCGGGCCAGCTCGACCACCGCGGGGTCGATCTCGTAGAAGCGCGCGCGGTCTCCCGGCTCGAGGTGTCCCGCCGCGGCCCCGACCCCCAGGCCGACCACGCCGAGGTGGCGGGGCGGCTCGATCAGCGTCAGCGCGTCCCCGAGCGGGCCGGCCGGGTGGTAGTAGCTCAGCGGGGTGAGGTCGCCGACGCGCTGGCGGCCGTGGCGGGTGCTGCCGCTCATCATGTCGCGCACGCGCCCGCCGGTCTCGGTGACGCGGTAGATGCCATAGAAGCTGCGGCGCACGGCCAGGGTGTCCGTGCCCGTCTGGGCGGAGAGCGCGCCCGCGATCTTGACGAGGATCACCACCACGAGCGCGGCGCTCACGATGAGCGCGAGCTTGGGCGCGGTCTTCACCCACTCGGCCAGGGCCGCGCGGCGGCCGACGCCCATGGTGAGCGCGAGCGCCGCGAGCGCGAGCGGGTACTCCCAGAGCCCCGTGAACGCCGCCGGCGCGACGAGCGCGACGAAGGCTCCACCGAGCCACCCGCCGAGGGCGATCACGAGATAGAAGAGGGTCAGGTGCTTCGGCGCGGGGCGCGCCCGATGCAGCTCCCCGTGCGCGGCGAGGGTCACGAAGGCCAGCACCGCGTAGTGCACGAGGACGTCGATCCAGCCGCCGCCCGCGTCGCCGCCGCTGAAGAAGAACGCGCCCACCGCGGCGACGTGAGGCCAGAGCCGCCGCACCGCGCCGGGCACGCGGGTCGCCTCCCCCGCGCGCGGCGTGGCGAACGCGACCACGAAGCTGGCGAGGTAGATCGCGAGCGGCAGGACCCAGACGAGCGGCACGTTGCCGACCTCGAGCGCGACGAGGTTGGTCACCGCCATCAGGAACGCGGACGGGGCGGCGCTGAGCAGCAGCCAGTAGACGAGCCGGGCCGGACGCGGACGGGGGCCGGGCGCGTCGCTCTCTGGCAGGGGGCGGGTCGCGGCCCCGCGCTGGCGCCACGCGAGCCAGGCGAGCCCGACGTAGATCACATAGCCGCCCGCCCAGACCCAGCGCTGCGTGCGGAGCCCGATCTGCGGCTCGATGACGATGGCGTAGAGCAGCAGGGCGCCGAGCGAGCCGAGGTTGCTGACCGCGTAGAGACCCCAGGGCTCGCGGCCCGCGTCCGCCAGCCAGCGCTGGGTGACGACGGCGGTGGTCGCGAGCACGCCGAAGGGGACGGCCACGTGCAGGCTGAGCCGCGTGAGGATCGCGAGGGTGCTCGCCTCCGCCACGCCCGCGCCGCCGACCTCGGGGGGCAAGAACAGCAGCGGCAGCGCGACGACCGCGAGGTGCCAGCGGCCGATCCGGGGCGCGAGCAGATGCGCGTAGAGGTAGGCGCAGAAGAGCGCCCCCTGGAAGAACATCAGGGCGGTCGTCCACACGTGGAACGCGCCGCCGAAGAGCGGGAGCAGGAGGCGCCCGACGAGGGGCTCGAGGCTGAAGAGGAGGACCGCGCCGACGAAGACGAAGGCGACGGCGGCCGAGGATCGCAACACCCGCAGAGGCCGCTACGAGAGCAGCGTCTCCACCCGCTCCAGGAAGTACTTCTCCGAGTTGGTCATCTCGCCGTCGACGACGAGCGCCTTCTTCACCTCGGTCAGCAGGGTCTTCTTCGCCTCTTCGCCGAGCCCCGCCACGCGCTCCTCGACGGGGCTGTCGATGCTGACGCCGCGGAGCGCCTCTGCGCGCTCCTGCTCGGGCATGTCGAGGCCGTCCATCACGGTGTCGAGGTGGGCGCGCTCCTCGTCGGCGAGCACACCGTCCGCGATGAGCATCTGGGCGAGGATCTGGACGTAGAGCTTGCGGTCCTGGGGTTCCATGGCGGCGATAGGATGCGCTCAAACGCACCGCGGGTCCATGCCCTGGTCTTGACCCACCCCCCGGTCGACCTACACCTAGTACTCGCAGTCATGGCACGAACGCGACCCGACCTGATCGAGAAGGAGATCGAGCGGCTCGAAGAGCAGGCTACGCTCCTCGAGAAAGACTGGAAGCGGCTCCCCTACCTGTGGGGAACGCTCCTCCTCGTCGGTCCGATCTGGCTGATCTGGGGCCCCGTGGTCGGCCTCTACGCGTTCCTGTGTGTGCCGTCGCTGTTCTTCACCGCGCTCTACCTCGTGGGCGTGCGGCGCTCGGAGAACCGACAGACGCTCGAAGAGCTGCGCCGCCAGCTGCGCCGCATGCAGGCTCCCAGCTCCCAGCCCGCGGCCTGAGCCGGCTCAGATCAAGTCATACGGCGCGCAGGTGGAGACGCCCGCGCCGATGATCGTCCCGGGCACCTCGAGCGCGGTGTCGATGGTGTCGATGACCTCGCCCGTCTCCCAGTCGAAGCGCGCCACGCGGGCGCTCCCGTCGGGGGCCTCGGTGAAGAGCCAGAAGTCGCCGCCCCACTGGGCGAAGGCGAAGCCGGAGCGGGCCTCGAGGTTCACGCGCTTCCGCTCGAGGGTCGCCGCGGTGTCCGCGTCGAGCAGCTCCACCGTGATCACGAGGTTCCGGAGGTCGCGCACATCGACGACCATGCCGAAGAGCCGTCCATCGCCCGTGCCGGTCAGCTCCATGTTCGCGGGCGTCGGCGCCTCGAGGGCCCCGATGTCCGAGACGACATACGCGCCGGTGTCGATGCTCAGGAGGCGGCGGTAGGGCGTGGTCTCGTCGCGGTACCAGCTCCCCGTGGCGGTGATGTAGAGGCGCTCCTCCGTGGTGTCGCCGAGGGTCGCGTACCCCATCCCGAAGTTTCTGACGCCCTCCTGCTCGGTCTCCATGTCCGTCGCGCGACAGCTCGCGTCGTCGGTGTCGACGGCGAAGAGGTTGCCGCGATTGTCCGTGGCGTAGGCCACGCCATCACGGCTCACGGCCATCGAGCGCAGGAACCCGCCGTCGAGGGGGCAGCTCACCTCCCCTACGACCGTGTAGCGCAGCGCCTCGGGATCGAAGCGCAGCAGGTGGCTCTGCGCGCTCCCGCCGAGGTCCGTCACCAGCACGAAGACCTCGTCGAGCGCCTCGCCCAGGCAGTCGGTGGGCGCGGGAGGGCCGCCATCGCGCGGGACGAAGGGGCCTGCGTCCACGCGCCCTGCGTCGCTCCCCGCCGCGTCGGTGACGGTCGAGGCGTCGCCCAGGGCGGTGGGATCTTCGGCGCATCCGAAGAGGAGGAGGAGCGCGAGGGTGAACGCGGGAGACTTCATCGGGCGAGGCTCTCCGATGAGGAGCGTGGCCGCAATTTCATGCGGTGCGCGAGTGGGAGGCGCGAAGGCGCTCGAGGCCCTCGGCGATGGACACGCGCGGGGCCCAGCCGAGGTCTCGCTTCGCGGCGTCGATCGAGAACCAGTGCGCGGTGGAGAGCTGCTCGGCGACGAAGCGGGTCAGCGGCGGCTCGCGCTCGGCCTTCGCGAGCCGGAAGGCGCCCTCGAGCAGCGCGCCCGCGGCGTGGGCGAGCCGCGGCGGGATGGCGACGACCTTCGCGTCGACGCCGTGCGCGCTCAGGATGCCGAGCACGATCTGGCGCAGCGGGACCGGCTCGCCGTTGGTGATGAAGTACGCCCGGCCGGCGCAGGCCGCGTCCGGCGCGAGCGCGTCGAGCGCGGCGACGTGCGCGTCGGCGGCGTTGTCGACGTAGATTGTGTCGACGCGGTGCGTCCCGCCAGCGGGGAGCGCGATCCGGCCTCGTCGGCCGCGCGCGACGATGCGCGGCACCAGGTGCGGGTCGCCCGGACCCCAGATGAGGTGGGGGCGGAGGGCGACCACGGCGAGCGTCGCGGACCCCGCGGCGAGCACCTCGCGCTCGGCCGTGGTCTTGGTGGCCTGGTACGCCGTGCTCGGGTGGGTCGTGTAAGGGAGCGACTCGTCGCCGCCCTCGAGGTGACCGCCCACGTGCACCACGCTCGGCGTGCTCGTGTAGACGAGCTTCGGGACGCCGGCCTCGCGGCACGCCGCGAGCACGTTGCGCGTGCCGACGACGTTGGCGCGGTGGTAGTCGGCCTCGTCCCCCCAGACGCCCGCCTTGGCCGCGGTGTGCACCACGGCGTCGCAGCCCTCCGCCGCCGCGACCACGGCCGCCCGGTCGGCGAGGTCCCCGCGCGCGTGCTCGACCCCGAGCGCCTCGAGCGCGGGGTAGCGGCCTCGGCTGTAGCTCCGGACCGTGTCGCCACGCCGGGCCAGGCGCTCCGCGATGGCGCCGCCGAGGAAGCCGCCGCCGCCCGTGACGAGGACCCTCATCGGAGCAGCTGGTCGCGCGCCCAGACCGCGAGCTCTTCGCGCCGGATCTTCGCGTTGTGACGGATGTCGACGGGGAAGTCGTCGTGGAAGAG
This sequence is a window from Sandaracinaceae bacterium. Protein-coding genes within it:
- a CDS encoding TM2 domain-containing protein, with amino-acid sequence MKRPDERSDSHSLWMGYALWVLGFLGAHRFYYGKRTTGVIYLCTLGLLGVGWVFDLFWMPMLCRSAERRYFDGPYSYDFAWILQTYLGVFGLHRMYLGKWLTGLLWLCTGGLLGVGYVWDYLTLNEQISLANQAAKTVAG
- a CDS encoding DUF2277 domain-containing protein: MCRNIKLLYNFEPPATEDEIYASALQYVRKVSGMRKPSKQNEDCFQRAIDEITEITKRLLLEELETSAPSRDREEEKARAKERGQQREARMRAQLASE
- a CDS encoding DUF302 domain-containing protein yields the protein MSQLKRRVDLGFDEAIEKVTGTLKEQGFGVLTEIAVHDVLKKKIDVDFRRYQILGACNPKLAHRALSAQLEVGTLLPCNVVVYEDDGATVISAVDPEQMLPGDSEELKSLAAEVREQLAKAVAAV
- a CDS encoding fused MFS/spermidine synthase, with translation MLRSSAAVAFVFVGAVLLFSLEPLVGRLLLPLFGGAFHVWTTALMFFQGALFCAYLYAHLLAPRIGRWHLAVVALPLLFLPPEVGGAGVAEASTLAILTRLSLHVAVPFGVLATTAVVTQRWLADAGREPWGLYAVSNLGSLGALLLYAIVIEPQIGLRTQRWVWAGGYVIYVGLAWLAWRQRGAATRPLPESDAPGPRPRPARLVYWLLLSAAPSAFLMAVTNLVALEVGNVPLVWVLPLAIYLASFVVAFATPRAGEATRVPGAVRRLWPHVAAVGAFFFSGGDAGGGWIDVLVHYAVLAFVTLAAHGELHRARPAPKHLTLFYLVIALGGWLGGAFVALVAPAAFTGLWEYPLALAALALTMGVGRRAALAEWVKTAPKLALIVSAALVVVILVKIAGALSAQTGTDTLAVRRSFYGIYRVTETGGRVRDMMSGSTRHGRQRVGDLTPLSYYHPAGPLGDALTLIEPPRHLGVVGLGVGAAAGHLEPGDRARFYEIDPAVVELARAHFTYLSGARGEVELRTGDARLSLERDDERFDLLFIDAFSGDAIPTHLLTREALALYMEHLAPDGVLLLHVSNRYYDLRPALRATLETLSLPAVHVARVDRLATDQDPSQYVAVARDAERLSPLRARGWSPLSELPSVSPWTDDHANVIEALSLP
- a CDS encoding NAD-dependent epimerase/dehydratase family protein, yielding MRVLVTGGGGFLGGAIAERLARRGDTVRSYSRGRYPALEALGVEHARGDLADRAAVVAAAEGCDAVVHTAAKAGVWGDEADYHRANVVGTRNVLAACREAGVPKLVYTSTPSVVHVGGHLEGGDESLPYTTHPSTAYQATKTTAEREVLAAGSATLAVVALRPHLIWGPGDPHLVPRIVARGRRGRIALPAGGTHRVDTIYVDNAADAHVAALDALAPDAACAGRAYFITNGEPVPLRQIVLGILSAHGVDAKVVAIPPRLAHAAGALLEGAFRLAKAEREPPLTRFVAEQLSTAHWFSIDAAKRDLGWAPRVSIAEGLERLRASHSRTA